Proteins encoded by one window of Blautia luti:
- a CDS encoding zinc dependent phospholipase C family protein: protein MRKKSHILLARYLADQMPDTASLQSHRKAFCFGSILPDIKPSFITRRHEFFGTFEDVKAQMKELVDTRLEESNQRVYWRRFGEVIHYMADYFTFPHNKTYTGSLAQHNHYEKILKNELKSCIQRGEAHRYLEPAIRFSTFAALIDYIEASHERYLNKLRCVEEDIKYILNMCFQVIQGLVQLCVGQEFVLMSQPA from the coding sequence TTGCGTAAAAAATCACATATTTTATTAGCAAGATATCTTGCGGACCAGATGCCAGATACTGCGAGCCTTCAATCTCACAGAAAGGCTTTCTGCTTTGGAAGTATTCTTCCGGATATCAAGCCGTCTTTTATCACCAGACGCCATGAGTTCTTCGGAACTTTTGAGGATGTCAAGGCACAGATGAAAGAACTGGTGGATACCCGGTTGGAAGAGAGCAATCAGAGAGTTTACTGGCGTCGTTTTGGCGAAGTGATTCACTATATGGCGGATTATTTTACCTTTCCTCACAATAAAACATATACAGGCAGTCTTGCACAGCATAATCATTATGAGAAAATACTTAAAAACGAGCTGAAATCCTGCATACAGCGAGGAGAAGCGCACAGATATCTGGAACCGGCTATCCGGTTCAGCACCTTTGCCGCACTGATCGATTATATTGAAGCCAGCCATGAGCGGTATCTCAATAAACTTCGATGTGTGGAGGAAGACATAAAGTATATCCTGAATATGTGTTTTCAGGTAATACAGGGCCTTGTGCAACTATGTGTTGGTCAGGAATTTGTACTGATGAGTCAGCCGGCCTGA
- the metA gene encoding homoserine O-acetyltransferase MetA, translated as MPIKIQGDLPVKEILEKENIFVMDESRASHQDIRPIQILILNLMPLKEETELQLLRSLSNTPLQVDVTFMAVQSHESKNTSMSHLNKFYQTFPELKGNKYDGMIITGAPVEQMEFEEVDYWQELTEIMDWTTEHVTSTIFLCWAAQASLYHFYGLKKRMLDEKMFGLFWHKVLNRKIPLVRGFDDMFLAPHSRHTEVPIEDIHNCKELTVLAESEEAGLFLAMADGGRRIFVMGHPEYDRVTLDGEYKRDVSKNLPIEIPKNYYKDNDPANMPLLMWRAHANNLYTNWLNYYVYQSTPFDLYGTPDFEHI; from the coding sequence ATGCCTATTAAGATACAGGGCGATCTGCCCGTAAAAGAAATTCTGGAAAAAGAAAATATATTTGTGATGGATGAATCCCGTGCATCCCATCAGGATATCCGTCCTATTCAGATTCTGATCCTGAATCTGATGCCTTTGAAGGAGGAGACAGAACTGCAGCTTCTGCGTTCCCTTTCCAACACTCCTCTGCAGGTAGATGTGACTTTTATGGCAGTGCAGAGCCATGAGTCCAAGAATACTTCCATGAGTCATCTGAATAAATTTTACCAGACTTTTCCGGAACTTAAAGGTAATAAATACGATGGAATGATCATTACCGGAGCACCTGTAGAGCAGATGGAATTCGAGGAGGTGGATTACTGGCAGGAGCTTACAGAGATCATGGACTGGACTACAGAACATGTAACCTCTACTATTTTCCTGTGCTGGGCGGCACAGGCCAGTCTTTATCATTTCTACGGACTGAAAAAGAGAATGCTGGATGAGAAAATGTTCGGCCTTTTTTGGCATAAGGTACTGAATCGTAAGATTCCGCTGGTGAGAGGATTTGATGATATGTTCCTGGCACCTCATTCCAGACATACAGAGGTTCCTATTGAAGATATTCACAACTGTAAGGAACTGACTGTGCTGGCGGAATCTGAGGAAGCAGGACTTTTCCTTGCCATGGCAGACGGCGGCCGCCGCATTTTCGTTATGGGACACCCGGAATACGACCGTGTAACCCTGGATGGAGAATACAAAAGGGATGTGAGCAAAAATCTCCCTATCGAGATACCCAAAAATTATTACAAAGACAATGATCCTGCCAACATGCCTCTTCTTATGTGGAGAGCCCATGCAAACAATCTGTATACAAACTGGCTGAATTACTATGTCTACCAGAGTACCCCATTCGACCTGTATGGAACACCGGATTTTGAGCATATTTAG
- the ligA gene encoding NAD-dependent DNA ligase LigA, which yields METAAIRRMKELAQKLDKAAKAYYQEDTEIISNREYDQMYDELQALEKETGTVLANSPTISVGYEAVEQLPKEEHETPMLSLDKTKDREVLREFIGEHQTLLSWKLDGLTVVLTYENGELVKAVTRGNGVVGEVVTNNARVFKNIPLKIPYQGRLVLRGEAIITYSDFQRINESIEDVDAKYKNPRNLCSGSVRQLNNEITARRNVRFYAFALVSAENVDFGNSRAFQFQWLKEQGFDVVEYQMVTAETLDEAMEYFSTAISQNDFPSDGLVALYDDIVYGDSLGRTAKFPRNAFAFKWADEIRETHLQKIEWSPSRTGLINPVAVFEPVELEGTTVSRASVHNISIMKELELGIGDNITVYKANMIIPQIAENLTRSSNLEIPVACPACGHATEIRKVNEVEALYCTNPDCAAKKIKSFALFVSRDAMNIDGLSEATLEKFIARGFIHDFGDIFEIGKHRDEIVAMEGFGEKSFENLMVNLEKAKETTLAKVIYSLGIANIGLANAKVICRHFDDDLEQIRHASEEEVSEIDTIGPVIARSLTEYFASEENNRRLDHLMEYLNIKKEEKKEEQIFQGMNFVITGSVEHFANRAQAKEFIESLGGKVTGSVTGKTNYLINNDTTSNSSKNKKAKELGIPILSEEDFLKLAGQ from the coding sequence ATGGAAACAGCGGCAATCAGGCGAATGAAAGAACTGGCGCAGAAGCTGGACAAAGCGGCAAAAGCTTATTATCAGGAAGATACAGAGATTATAAGCAACAGAGAGTACGATCAGATGTACGACGAGCTTCAGGCTCTGGAAAAAGAAACGGGAACCGTTCTGGCAAACAGTCCCACCATCAGCGTAGGATATGAAGCCGTAGAGCAGCTTCCCAAAGAAGAACATGAAACCCCCATGCTTTCTCTGGATAAGACGAAAGACAGGGAAGTTCTTCGAGAGTTTATAGGGGAACACCAGACGCTGCTTTCCTGGAAGCTGGATGGACTTACAGTGGTTCTTACGTATGAAAACGGGGAACTTGTGAAGGCTGTTACCAGAGGGAACGGTGTGGTTGGTGAGGTTGTGACAAATAATGCCAGGGTATTTAAAAATATTCCGCTGAAGATCCCATATCAGGGAAGGCTGGTCCTTCGCGGGGAAGCCATCATTACCTATTCTGATTTCCAGCGGATCAATGAATCCATTGAGGATGTGGATGCGAAATATAAGAACCCGAGAAATCTCTGCAGCGGATCAGTGCGTCAGCTGAATAATGAGATCACTGCCAGAAGAAATGTACGATTTTATGCATTTGCCCTGGTAAGTGCAGAGAATGTGGACTTTGGCAATTCCCGGGCGTTTCAGTTTCAGTGGCTGAAGGAGCAGGGATTTGATGTGGTAGAATACCAGATGGTGACAGCCGAAACACTGGATGAGGCGATGGAGTATTTTTCTACAGCTATCAGCCAGAATGATTTTCCATCGGACGGGCTGGTTGCGCTGTATGATGATATTGTATACGGAGATTCGCTGGGACGAACTGCGAAGTTTCCGAGGAATGCGTTTGCTTTTAAATGGGCAGATGAGATCAGGGAGACCCATCTGCAGAAGATAGAGTGGAGTCCTTCCAGAACAGGATTGATTAATCCGGTAGCTGTATTTGAACCTGTAGAGCTGGAAGGAACCACAGTCAGCCGTGCCAGCGTGCACAATATCAGTATTATGAAGGAACTGGAGCTGGGGATTGGAGATAATATTACTGTATATAAGGCGAATATGATCATCCCTCAGATCGCAGAAAACCTTACCAGAAGCAGTAACCTGGAGATTCCGGTAGCCTGTCCTGCCTGCGGCCACGCAACAGAGATCCGTAAAGTGAATGAAGTGGAGGCACTTTATTGTACCAATCCCGACTGTGCGGCAAAAAAGATCAAGTCTTTTGCACTTTTTGTAAGCAGAGATGCCATGAATATTGATGGACTCTCAGAGGCTACCCTGGAGAAATTTATTGCCAGAGGTTTTATTCATGATTTCGGAGATATTTTTGAAATCGGGAAACACAGAGATGAGATCGTGGCGATGGAGGGATTCGGGGAGAAATCTTTCGAGAACCTTATGGTGAATCTGGAGAAGGCAAAAGAGACCACTCTGGCGAAAGTGATCTACAGCCTGGGAATTGCCAATATCGGGCTGGCCAATGCGAAAGTGATCTGCAGACATTTTGATGATGATCTGGAGCAGATTCGTCATGCTTCAGAGGAAGAAGTCAGTGAGATAGATACCATTGGCCCGGTGATTGCCAGAAGCCTGACGGAATATTTCGCCAGTGAGGAAAATAACCGGCGGCTTGACCATCTTATGGAGTATCTGAATATTAAGAAAGAAGAAAAAAAAGAGGAACAGATCTTTCAGGGGATGAATTTCGTGATCACGGGAAGTGTAGAACATTTTGCAAACCGCGCCCAGGCGAAAGAGTTTATCGAATCTCTGGGAGGAAAGGTTACGGGATCTGTGACCGGAAAAACAAATTATCTGATCAATAACGATACCACTTCCAATTCATCCAAAAATAAAAAAGCAAAAGAGCTTGGAATCCCAATTCTTTCAGAAGAAGATTTCCTGAAACTTGCAGGACAATAA